The candidate division KSB1 bacterium nucleotide sequence GTGGCTTTTGCTTTGCTTGCCGATCGGACCCTGCGAGGTGAAGTCGGGAACTGTCCTAAGGCTACAGGGGCCCATGCGGCAACCGTGCTGGGTAAGATCTGCCTTCCCTAAGCGCTGGGCCCGTTTGCGAGGAGGAAGGGAAGTATCGGAGGAAGACGATGGCCGAGACGCTGTGCCTCTTCGAGGATGAGGGGGTGGTAAACCTTTATCCCCTCACGCTGACCCGGCCTGCCTTTGAGCTGCGCTGCGGCATGTCGAGTCTGCGGGAAAAGATCGTCCGGGAGCTGAAGCCCCGGAAAGTGGTCCTGCACTGCCGTAGCTACCTCGGAGAAGCCGTCAGGGAGGAAAACGAGGGGGCGCTGGTGAACTCCCTGCCGGAAGAGGATGTGCTTTTCGTCAACGGAAGGCTCCTGATCGACGGGGCTGTCGCGAAGAAGATCGCAGCGCATCGGCCGGCTGCCTTCTGGCAGGGGGAAGAGCTTGTCGCCGCCTGGGTTCCGGCCTCCAAGATCCCGGAGCTGCGGAGTAAGCTTGCGGACTTCTTCCACCCGCAGTGGCTTAGCGATCTGCCCCGGATCGAAGTGGAGGCTCGTCTCATCGTCTGGCCGTGGGACCTGATTCATTACAACGCGGACGAGATCCGGCGGGAGTTTTCAGCCCTGGGCCTCGGCGGTCAGCTTCGGGGCAAGATCTACCCCAATGTGAGCCTGATCGGCAAGGAGAACATCTTCGTTGGGGAGAAAGCGGAGCTATGGCCTGGTGTTGTGATTATGGCCGAGGAAGGTCCTGTGTACATTGCCGACGGCGCGACCATCATGGCCAATGCGGTGATCGTCGGGCCCTCCTATATAGGCCCGAAGAGCATGATCAAGATCGGGGCGAAGATCTACGAGGGAACCAGTGTCGGGGAGGTCTGCAAGGTAGGCGGTGAGGTTGAGGAGTCGATCATCCACGCCTATTCGAACAAGCAGCACGAAGGTTTCCTCGGGCATGCATACCTGGGCACATGGGTCAACCTGGGTGCTGATACGAACAACTCCGATCTCAAGAACAACTACGCACCCGTGCGGGTGCAGATCAACGATCGCCTTGTCGACACGGGAAGCCTTTTCGTGGGCCTTTTCATGGGTGACCACACAAAGACCGGAATCAATACCATGTTCAACACCGGGACTGTGGTGGGGGTAGCGTGCAACGTATACGGAGAGGGTTTCCCGCCGCGCTTTATCCCCTCGTTTCACTGGGGCGGCGCCAGGGGCCTCGCGAAGTACAGCTTGGAAAAGACCCTCGAGACTGCACGGAGGGTGATGGCCCGACGTAACAAAGAACTGACCCCGGCCCAGGAGGCGGTCCTGCGCAGGGTCTACGAGATGCCCGCTCCCCCTATTCTGGACAAAGGGGCCACAATGTAGAGATTGGGATGGACGGAGAGATTTCGCGAAGGAGGAGGGACCATGTTGGTGATTGTGACGGAAGACTACGAGGAGATGAGCAAGGAAGCGGCGCGCCGGGTGGCCGCGCTTATCCGTAAGAAGCCGAACTGCGTTCTGGGGCTCGCTACGGGTGGCACCCCCCTCGGCCTATACCGGGAGCTCATCCGGATGCACCGCGAGGAGGGGCTGGACTTCTCCAAAGTCACCACCTTCAACCTCGACGAGTACGTTGGCCTTCCGCCTGAGCATCCCCAAAGCTACCACCATTTCATGTGGGAGAACTTCTTCCGCCACATCAACATCGACCGCCGCTATGTGTACATCCCCCACGGCATGGCCGACGACATCGAGGAGCACTGCCGCTGGTATGAGGAGATGATCCAGAAGGCCGGAGGCATTGATTTGCAGATCCTGGGAATTGGAGCCAACGGGCACATCGCCTTCAATGAACCTGGATCCTCGCTCGGATCGCGAACACGGATCAAGACCCTCACCGAGCAGACGCGAAGGGACAACGCGCGCTTCTTTGGCTCCATCGATCAGGTTCCCAAATACGCCATCACGATGGGCATCGGCACGATCATGGAAGCACGCCAGATTCTGTTGCTGGCAAGCGGCAAGTCCAAAGCTCATGCCATCAAAATAACCGTCGAGGGGCCCATCACGGCAATGGTTCCGGCGACCATCGTCCAGA carries:
- the nagB gene encoding glucosamine-6-phosphate deaminase, encoding MLVIVTEDYEEMSKEAARRVAALIRKKPNCVLGLATGGTPLGLYRELIRMHREEGLDFSKVTTFNLDEYVGLPPEHPQSYHHFMWENFFRHINIDRRYVYIPHGMADDIEEHCRWYEEMIQKAGGIDLQILGIGANGHIAFNEPGSSLGSRTRIKTLTEQTRRDNARFFGSIDQVPKYAITMGIGTIMEARQILLLASGKSKAHAIKITVEGPITAMVPATIVQMHPKATIIVDKEAASELTGSYTG
- a CDS encoding GlmU family protein, with amino-acid sequence MAETLCLFEDEGVVNLYPLTLTRPAFELRCGMSSLREKIVRELKPRKVVLHCRSYLGEAVREENEGALVNSLPEEDVLFVNGRLLIDGAVAKKIAAHRPAAFWQGEELVAAWVPASKIPELRSKLADFFHPQWLSDLPRIEVEARLIVWPWDLIHYNADEIRREFSALGLGGQLRGKIYPNVSLIGKENIFVGEKAELWPGVVIMAEEGPVYIADGATIMANAVIVGPSYIGPKSMIKIGAKIYEGTSVGEVCKVGGEVEESIIHAYSNKQHEGFLGHAYLGTWVNLGADTNNSDLKNNYAPVRVQINDRLVDTGSLFVGLFMGDHTKTGINTMFNTGTVVGVACNVYGEGFPPRFIPSFHWGGARGLAKYSLEKTLETARRVMARRNKELTPAQEAVLRRVYEMPAPPILDKGATM